A section of the Emcibacter nanhaiensis genome encodes:
- a CDS encoding TolC family protein produces MAGERFSKRNVFLRIPIMPFWTGRLGSLVMLAVWARKAFLCVNTVMREVIEARRAKNLLFRWRRFGLAEFCGRHALIAVAVLLSLGCNVVFAEVAAVETGNKLLRVSGLTLDALIERAIERHPQVMSSRATLEGAEAEVAEAKWQFYPSPTVGVEQDTGGTDVVVALEQPLWTGGRLSSDLRGATARAGAQEKGIELSQLDIALKVVESYQLWKQSVARIRVVQRRISRLSEYDHMIRHRVDAGVSAQGDQDLVSTRVRQAQSDLQAIEAQERSALAHLSELEGVSLGSVDVSEEIEGRPVESCAVLIERAFALHPGLQRLKYETAAARAEVDSSAASAWPNLVARAEYRHGDLSSTNDRDDFRALVALRYVPGAGLSTLSRVRAQKARVRAGEEAMNAARRDISAQLQSECENFQAVVRRKEVLQQSLEASRGVLDSYTRLFVAGKRSWLDVINAARELAAIETSLADIEAQFVGATYRLEILTGNLERFGVGHE; encoded by the coding sequence GTGGCGGGCGAACGTTTCTCAAAAAGAAATGTATTTTTGCGTATTCCAATAATGCCCTTCTGGACGGGGCGGTTGGGTTCTCTTGTCATGCTTGCAGTATGGGCGAGGAAGGCGTTTTTGTGCGTCAATACAGTTATGCGGGAAGTGATTGAAGCGAGGCGAGCCAAAAATCTTTTGTTTAGATGGAGGCGTTTTGGATTGGCCGAGTTTTGTGGAAGGCATGCGCTGATTGCCGTCGCGGTTCTTCTGTCGCTGGGGTGCAATGTCGTTTTTGCTGAAGTTGCTGCCGTAGAAACCGGAAACAAGTTGTTGCGAGTTTCCGGATTGACGCTGGATGCCTTGATAGAACGAGCTATTGAGCGGCATCCCCAGGTAATGTCTTCGCGAGCTACGCTTGAGGGGGCTGAGGCTGAAGTTGCTGAAGCTAAATGGCAGTTCTATCCCAGTCCTACCGTGGGAGTAGAGCAGGATACCGGCGGAACGGATGTTGTGGTGGCGCTGGAACAGCCTTTGTGGACCGGTGGACGTTTGAGCTCTGATCTCAGGGGGGCTACTGCCCGTGCAGGTGCCCAGGAGAAAGGCATCGAATTGAGTCAACTGGATATTGCATTGAAGGTTGTTGAATCCTATCAGCTCTGGAAACAATCTGTGGCTCGTATCCGCGTGGTTCAGCGGCGGATTTCCAGATTATCAGAGTATGACCATATGATCCGACATCGGGTTGATGCCGGTGTTTCCGCCCAAGGTGATCAAGATCTTGTTTCAACGAGAGTAAGGCAGGCGCAAAGCGATTTGCAGGCGATTGAGGCGCAGGAGCGAAGCGCTCTTGCCCATCTCTCTGAGCTTGAGGGCGTCTCGTTGGGCTCAGTGGATGTTTCAGAAGAGATTGAGGGTAGGCCTGTGGAGTCCTGTGCTGTCTTGATAGAGCGGGCGTTCGCGCTTCATCCCGGTCTGCAGAGGTTGAAATATGAAACTGCTGCGGCTCGAGCCGAAGTGGACAGTAGTGCAGCGTCGGCCTGGCCGAATTTGGTGGCGCGTGCAGAGTATCGCCATGGAGATCTTTCTTCTACAAACGACCGCGATGATTTCCGGGCCCTCGTCGCCTTGAGATATGTGCCGGGAGCAGGATTGTCTACTCTTTCGAGGGTGCGCGCTCAAAAAGCGCGAGTTCGAGCCGGGGAAGAAGCGATGAATGCAGCTCGGCGTGACATTTCAGCGCAGCTTCAATCCGAATGCGAAAACTTTCAGGCGGTTGTCCGCAGGAAAGAAGTTTTGCAGCAATCGCTGGAAGCCAGTCGGGGTGTGTTGGACTCCTACACAAGATTATTCGTTGCCGGAAAGCGAAGCTGGCTGGATGTCATAAATGCGGCGAGGGAGCTGGCTGCAATTGAAACTTCCCTTGCGGACATTGAGGCTCAGTTTGTGGGGGCGACATACAGGCTGGAGATTTTGACGGGGAATCTGGAGAGATTTGGAGTGGGGCATGAATAA
- a CDS encoding HlyD family efflux transporter periplasmic adaptor subunit translates to MSSSISLSRKNDSTALGREYWLLLVIFAGLIALVGWASMSKIAQTSRAQGQVIARSRTQMIQSANDGVIEKLLVFEGDKVRKGQILVRLDRTQAEAAVEDSLAKVAALRAHLVRLRAEVFGRELAFPPEVTRYEEFVENQTQLYKARLRALDEEISALNRNLELVREEILISQKLVRDGDVGKIELLRLQQREAELQGAVSNRRNKYFADSQAEMTKAEEQLASEEQILAERNEILNRTEIKASSDGVVRRIYFTTPGAKLRPGDVVLELVPTDSDLVIEAKLSPADMAKVRAGLPAYFKVDAYDYSIYGSFKTEVIYISPDALSEKAPTGEQIFYQVWLKVDKSDLLAWQESQRQGKLVDIKPGMTGTVEINTGERTVLSYIAKPIVKTMSESLSER, encoded by the coding sequence ATGAGTTCCTCCATCTCACTTTCTCGGAAAAACGACAGCACCGCACTTGGGCGGGAATATTGGCTGTTGCTTGTGATTTTTGCGGGGCTCATTGCCTTAGTCGGATGGGCATCCATGTCCAAGATCGCACAAACATCAAGGGCCCAGGGGCAGGTTATTGCCCGCTCCCGTACTCAGATGATCCAGTCGGCAAATGACGGCGTGATAGAGAAACTTCTTGTATTTGAAGGGGATAAGGTTCGAAAGGGTCAAATCCTTGTGCGTCTTGATCGCACGCAGGCTGAGGCCGCAGTCGAAGATAGTCTGGCCAAAGTCGCAGCATTGCGTGCGCATTTGGTGAGATTGAGGGCCGAGGTGTTCGGCCGGGAGCTGGCTTTTCCTCCGGAGGTCACCCGTTATGAAGAGTTTGTTGAAAATCAAACACAGTTATATAAGGCCCGATTGCGTGCACTGGATGAAGAGATATCTGCACTCAACCGGAACCTGGAGCTTGTACGAGAGGAAATATTGATCAGTCAGAAGCTGGTTCGGGATGGTGATGTCGGCAAGATCGAGCTTTTGCGCTTACAACAGAGGGAAGCGGAACTTCAAGGGGCGGTTTCCAATCGCAGGAATAAATATTTTGCTGACTCCCAGGCTGAAATGACAAAAGCTGAAGAGCAACTCGCGAGTGAGGAGCAGATCCTTGCGGAGCGGAACGAAATTTTAAACCGGACGGAGATCAAGGCTTCCTCCGATGGTGTAGTACGCCGGATATATTTTACAACACCCGGAGCAAAATTGCGTCCCGGTGATGTCGTTCTGGAGTTGGTTCCCACAGACAGTGATTTGGTTATCGAAGCGAAGCTTTCTCCTGCGGACATGGCGAAAGTTCGAGCCGGTCTTCCTGCCTATTTCAAGGTTGATGCCTATGACTATTCCATTTACGGCAGTTTCAAGACGGAAGTCATCTATATCAGTCCCGACGCGTTGAGCGAGAAAGCGCCGACGGGGGAACAAATTTTCTATCAAGTATGGTTGAAAGTGGACAAGTCAGATCTCCTGGCCTGGCAGGAAAGCCAGAGGCAGGGGAAGCTCGTTGATATTAAACCCGGGATGACCGGCACTGTTGAAATTAATACGGGGGAGAGAACGGTTCTTTCTTATATAGCCAAGCCAATAGTCAAGACGATGTCGGAATCATTATCTGAACGATAA
- a CDS encoding ATP-binding cassette domain-containing protein, with amino-acid sequence MNKELYSPEKTMAWLNNRLSGIFPNVRRLSRRELAVLKGEYPDLLQQGEPAYRVALQKCLVDVLGRALSVRAGSWTRSLQETDLPCLMVSPAGQISLVFEFSPTRGWGLEDVSSREYVSEFPDGAEFCRIFDPGVGANGSFSAKKLFKQALRERRRVFVFSALAASMVSFLALGTSLYSMQVYDRVIPTQGYSTLIVLTIGVGIAIFLEFVLKLTRSAILEAAIRDVDSEVSHGVFKRLLTIRLDQFPASVGTLAAQLRSYETIRTFYFAATLYAIDIPFALLFLCVVFFLAGPVLVGIILSFVVLAVAVGMLSRTQIVKHTRTGTASSNRKLGLLVEAVEGAEVIKATGAGWLAQIKWGSLSQDAISDDLKVRRYQELASFASASMQQLSYTLLVASGAFIAITDGTITMGGLIACAILSGRILTPIGMLPGLIVQWAHARMAMENLEKVFALRNDNDTCNQPLVPERLHGGYELEGIRFTYAAGGQPFSIDKLEIKPGEKVALLGPIGAGKSTLLKLLAGVYAPKDGRVLLDRLDIQQISRPHLSEVVGYLPQEVRLFAGTLRENLLLGMSDISEEQLVAAATATGLMPFISSHPQGLDLTITEGGNGVSRGQKQLIAFTRLLLSHPEVWLLDEPTASMDDGSERSCLMALRQMISPENTLVLVTHKPALLNLVQRIIVVTSAGVVMDGPRDMVIARLQQNHQAATGPVNQDVKDENGGERHVVAQGGAE; translated from the coding sequence ATGAATAAAGAGTTATATTCTCCTGAAAAAACAATGGCTTGGTTAAATAACCGGTTAAGTGGCATATTCCCGAATGTGCGCAGGTTGTCACGTAGGGAACTTGCTGTGCTGAAAGGGGAATATCCGGATTTGCTACAGCAAGGTGAGCCGGCATATCGGGTGGCACTGCAGAAATGCCTGGTTGATGTGCTGGGCAGGGCACTGTCTGTTCGTGCGGGGTCCTGGACAAGGTCCCTCCAGGAAACCGACCTTCCCTGTCTTATGGTCTCCCCGGCTGGGCAAATCAGCTTGGTTTTTGAATTCTCTCCGACGCGAGGGTGGGGCCTAGAGGATGTTTCGTCCAGGGAGTATGTGAGTGAATTTCCCGATGGTGCAGAATTTTGCCGGATTTTTGATCCGGGGGTTGGTGCGAACGGAAGTTTTTCCGCCAAGAAGTTGTTCAAGCAGGCGCTCAGGGAAAGACGCAGGGTTTTTGTCTTCTCCGCGCTTGCAGCATCAATGGTCAGTTTCCTGGCGCTCGGCACATCACTATATTCCATGCAGGTATATGACAGGGTTATTCCGACACAGGGATATTCAACTCTTATTGTTCTCACTATCGGTGTCGGCATTGCGATATTTCTGGAATTTGTTCTAAAGCTAACAAGGTCCGCTATTTTGGAGGCGGCGATACGGGATGTGGATTCTGAAGTTTCGCACGGTGTATTCAAACGGCTTCTTACAATACGTCTTGATCAGTTTCCTGCAAGTGTGGGGACGCTTGCGGCCCAGTTGCGAAGCTACGAAACCATTCGGACATTCTACTTCGCAGCAACACTATATGCGATTGACATACCCTTCGCGCTTCTGTTCCTGTGTGTTGTGTTCTTCCTGGCTGGCCCTGTTTTGGTGGGAATTATTTTGAGTTTTGTCGTTTTGGCTGTTGCTGTCGGGATGTTGTCCAGAACTCAAATTGTCAAACATACGCGTACCGGTACAGCTTCTTCAAACCGAAAACTTGGCCTGTTGGTAGAAGCGGTGGAAGGCGCTGAAGTCATCAAGGCAACGGGAGCCGGCTGGCTGGCGCAAATCAAATGGGGCTCTCTCAGCCAGGACGCCATTTCGGATGATCTGAAAGTTCGGCGGTATCAGGAGTTGGCGAGTTTTGCGTCAGCTTCGATGCAGCAGCTCAGCTATACGTTGCTTGTTGCATCGGGGGCATTTATCGCCATTACCGATGGAACGATTACCATGGGGGGACTGATTGCATGCGCTATTCTTTCCGGTCGCATCCTCACCCCTATTGGCATGCTTCCCGGTCTGATTGTGCAATGGGCACATGCGCGAATGGCGATGGAAAACCTGGAAAAAGTGTTTGCCCTGCGCAACGATAACGACACTTGCAACCAACCGCTTGTTCCAGAACGGCTTCACGGGGGATATGAACTTGAGGGTATCAGGTTCACTTATGCTGCGGGTGGCCAGCCGTTCTCCATTGATAAACTTGAGATAAAGCCAGGAGAGAAGGTGGCGCTGCTTGGCCCGATTGGTGCCGGAAAGTCAACGTTGCTGAAGCTGTTGGCAGGTGTGTATGCCCCCAAAGATGGACGAGTCCTTCTTGATCGACTGGATATTCAGCAGATATCCAGACCGCATCTTAGTGAAGTTGTAGGTTATCTTCCTCAGGAAGTGAGACTTTTTGCAGGAACCTTGCGTGAGAATCTGCTCCTTGGGATGTCGGATATTAGCGAGGAGCAGCTTGTTGCGGCCGCCACGGCGACCGGGTTGATGCCTTTTATTTCTTCCCATCCTCAAGGGCTGGACCTGACGATTACCGAGGGCGGCAATGGTGTTTCCAGAGGGCAAAAACAGCTTATTGCCTTTACCCGGCTCTTGCTGTCCCATCCGGAGGTTTGGCTTTTGGATGAACCGACTGCGTCGATGGACGACGGTTCGGAACGCTCTTGTCTTATGGCATTGCGCCAGATGATTTCTCCTGAAAATACATTGGTTCTGGTGACGCACAAGCCAGCGCTGCTGAACTTGGTTCAACGGATCATTGTTGTGACGTCTGCAGGCGTTGTAATGGATGGTCCCCGGGATATGGTCATCGCGCGATTGCAGCAGAATCATCAGGCCGCTACTGGCCCTGTAAATCAGGACGTGAAAGATGAAAACGGGGGTGAACGACATGTCGTAGCCCAGGGAGGTGCGGAATGA
- a CDS encoding helix-turn-helix transcriptional regulator: METSERTVQPTIKSCTAEWLIETDHDGIKSGQAEDVEIHNVTMEGGLVETHIEVLNLSAGLAITRGIHTFDPSIQQESIPLARVQTAFEAPALVIQAANSGSIKVEEKSVDKTLHFDTSRNLFHFVRQLDFIPVLSTNETISVTVLKMEKANLEALIGKPLTQKLLHALQLSRAPEARSMLIPQHISNVLYKSISGDVRGDMKKLFVQSHILEYLCILGSFLLSRFDQNCDIHQADDVVRELHAELINCEGKIPSLTELAQKYHTSAKTLNEQFKQTYGQPIYSYFNDRRLNEAHIALAQTPLPMKVLSARLGYSHVNHFINAFTKKFGYSPGTLR; encoded by the coding sequence ATGGAAACGTCTGAAAGAACTGTTCAGCCCACTATAAAAAGTTGCACAGCAGAGTGGCTGATCGAAACAGATCACGACGGTATAAAGTCGGGGCAAGCTGAAGATGTTGAGATACATAATGTTACGATGGAAGGCGGCCTGGTAGAAACACACATCGAAGTGTTAAATCTCAGTGCCGGATTGGCGATCACGCGTGGCATACATACATTTGATCCTTCAATCCAGCAGGAAAGTATCCCTTTAGCCAGAGTCCAGACCGCCTTTGAAGCCCCTGCTCTAGTCATTCAAGCCGCCAACTCCGGTTCCATCAAAGTGGAAGAGAAAAGTGTCGACAAAACGTTACATTTTGACACATCGAGAAACCTTTTCCACTTTGTGAGACAACTGGATTTTATACCAGTTCTAAGTACAAATGAGACCATTTCCGTAACAGTCTTGAAAATGGAAAAAGCGAATCTTGAAGCCTTGATCGGTAAGCCCCTAACTCAGAAACTACTCCATGCATTACAGCTTTCCAGAGCCCCTGAAGCGCGATCGATGCTTATTCCTCAACATATATCCAATGTACTCTACAAGAGTATAAGCGGGGATGTTCGGGGGGATATGAAGAAGTTATTTGTTCAGAGCCATATTTTGGAATACCTATGCATACTGGGGAGTTTCCTTCTCTCCCGGTTCGACCAAAACTGCGATATTCACCAAGCTGATGACGTCGTACGGGAGCTGCATGCGGAATTAATCAATTGTGAGGGGAAAATTCCCAGCCTTACTGAATTGGCCCAAAAATACCACACGTCAGCTAAAACCTTGAATGAGCAATTTAAGCAAACTTACGGTCAACCAATTTATAGCTATTTTAATGATCGCAGACTAAATGAAGCACATATTGCACTTGCACAGACACCACTCCCTATGAAGGTTCTGTCCGCCCGGTTGGGATACTCTCATGTGAACCATTTTATCAACGCGTTCACGAAAAAGTTCGGATACTCTCCCGGCACTTTAAGATAG
- a CDS encoding beta strand repeat-containing protein, translated as MAYSKVSKREETKDTDVSRAAGMDVMNGAPSAETRGNSSEKTHKRSETSERISKYEKERSEKTEDDEEKRSDDSETDDVTSDVAEDVPADDGAFQVAYLESSENNLEVDSNEGNPATEAATEEEGWFSSHEALVFGVGALGITAPLWGDEVFGGSDDKLEFIDGNLTIEYLENGTESVLTAEVSGGKGSITFSLEGEDADAFNVDPSTGEVTFKASPDYEMKTSYNITLVGKDNSGTSVSQDIVINIIDVPETVVQGKVAAGLVYDGVTVTLYDADGAVLGTSDVDSNGHYEIVLASDYTGTVLAVATDVNDGEVNYNSEVTGLSYTMTGDLRAAHVIDVAAGATVTLNITPATELAALIMGAGTTTPTADAGTINGVNVAVGTRLGVLGDHNVVTSDVVTVDQSDFSSASDVAQSYGQALAILAGAENVERTGGSQDPVGDSLGVLAAGLSYDSGSGDVSYTDNSSGVAAETLFKDGAAEFDSEAPDGTPFKGSAEQSVVDNGTLTAPTLVSVERGTTSGVGSDGLTAVDSVAYTVTFSEALGATPAVSDFIASLAGASVSAVAPVSGSENVFTVTIDLTSATQDGALSLGIAGGSTIVDKVGLSLASTTPSGSNETYIVDRINEAPAFAQASETASFEENATGVVYTASATDPDPLAANSSLTYSLGGTDAAAFSIDGATGEISFVASPDYEAQDSYAITVTASDGSLTDSQDVTVNVTNVNEAPTSSAVTANSAVTGKAYSFDISGSFSDPDAGDTLSYSASGLPAGLSINSATGVISGTASGVGTGDVTVTATDGGGLTTEQTFSLEVIDQLAFTSNVDNVTNLDVHSNIVLTASEDVTAVSGKMIRIVDDTATGFHGETVTRTFTIDAGDTSQVTISGNTIVIDPTFDLDLGSDYHIEIDAGAFTGASSGLSSDAVSDPTALNFTTVTPGSAQSGGLSAAAASQIMTDTDALAASYSFLDIGGVGNTLAANAAATYDLSGGSYALVFVDADPDPANSGTDFDGVQADADFWVALSEFGADDRIYIDDQASDLSTSANDLSLDFYVHSGSAPSQMQFARATGGISGQSWLDVTVAGSTDGYDNLSALNTALGVTDSAVISG; from the coding sequence ATGGCCTATTCTAAAGTCTCAAAAAGGGAAGAAACTAAGGACACCGATGTGAGCAGAGCAGCGGGGATGGATGTGATGAATGGCGCTCCATCAGCTGAAACCAGGGGAAATTCTTCTGAGAAAACTCATAAAAGGTCAGAAACTTCCGAGCGAATTTCAAAGTACGAGAAAGAACGGTCTGAGAAGACGGAAGACGACGAAGAAAAACGTTCCGATGATAGCGAAACCGATGACGTCACTTCCGATGTTGCTGAAGATGTCCCGGCGGATGACGGTGCCTTTCAGGTGGCTTATCTGGAAAGTTCAGAGAATAACCTTGAAGTGGATAGCAATGAGGGCAATCCTGCCACTGAAGCAGCGACAGAAGAAGAGGGATGGTTTTCTTCTCATGAGGCGCTTGTTTTTGGTGTGGGTGCTCTCGGGATTACAGCCCCACTCTGGGGTGACGAGGTTTTTGGAGGTAGTGACGACAAACTCGAGTTTATCGATGGGAATCTTACGATTGAGTATCTGGAGAATGGAACGGAGTCTGTACTGACAGCGGAAGTGTCAGGCGGTAAGGGCTCCATTACCTTCAGTCTTGAAGGCGAAGATGCGGATGCTTTCAATGTTGATCCCTCGACGGGTGAAGTAACTTTTAAGGCCAGCCCCGATTATGAAATGAAAACTTCCTATAATATCACTCTTGTCGGGAAGGACAATTCCGGAACAAGCGTAAGTCAGGATATCGTGATCAATATCATTGACGTTCCTGAAACGGTAGTTCAGGGGAAGGTTGCCGCAGGGCTGGTTTACGACGGTGTTACGGTCACGCTCTATGATGCGGACGGTGCCGTACTTGGAACTTCCGACGTGGATTCCAACGGGCACTATGAAATCGTGCTGGCAAGCGATTATACGGGAACGGTTCTGGCTGTTGCGACGGACGTTAATGACGGGGAGGTCAATTACAACAGCGAAGTCACTGGTCTTTCCTATACAATGACGGGTGATTTACGTGCAGCACATGTGATCGATGTAGCCGCGGGCGCCACTGTAACCCTTAATATTACACCGGCAACCGAACTTGCTGCATTGATCATGGGGGCCGGTACAACGACGCCGACTGCAGATGCGGGAACGATAAACGGTGTCAACGTTGCTGTTGGAACAAGGCTTGGCGTTCTTGGCGATCATAATGTCGTTACCTCGGATGTAGTAACGGTTGACCAGTCCGATTTCTCAAGTGCGTCCGACGTGGCCCAGTCATATGGTCAGGCACTGGCAATTCTGGCAGGTGCGGAGAATGTTGAACGTACTGGAGGCAGTCAGGATCCTGTTGGAGACAGTCTGGGTGTGTTGGCTGCCGGACTGTCTTATGATAGCGGCAGCGGTGACGTTTCCTATACAGACAATAGTTCCGGGGTTGCAGCGGAGACCCTGTTTAAAGATGGTGCTGCCGAGTTTGACAGTGAAGCACCTGACGGTACACCTTTCAAAGGAAGCGCGGAACAGTCAGTTGTCGACAATGGAACATTGACAGCTCCCACACTGGTTTCGGTGGAGCGCGGGACGACAAGTGGGGTTGGTAGCGACGGTCTGACGGCGGTTGACAGTGTCGCTTATACGGTAACTTTCAGCGAAGCTCTTGGTGCAACACCGGCAGTTTCTGATTTTATCGCATCTCTGGCGGGGGCGTCGGTGTCCGCTGTGGCGCCGGTTTCCGGTAGTGAAAACGTCTTTACAGTAACGATCGATTTGACGAGCGCCACGCAAGACGGTGCCCTGTCGCTCGGCATTGCCGGTGGGAGCACGATTGTTGACAAAGTGGGACTTTCACTTGCGTCAACGACTCCTTCCGGTTCCAACGAGACTTATATCGTGGACCGGATCAATGAAGCGCCTGCCTTTGCACAGGCCAGTGAAACTGCAAGCTTCGAAGAAAACGCAACGGGTGTTGTCTATACGGCGTCTGCTACGGATCCGGATCCTCTCGCTGCAAACAGTAGCTTGACGTATAGTTTGGGGGGAACGGACGCGGCAGCATTTTCAATTGACGGTGCAACGGGAGAAATTTCATTCGTAGCGTCACCGGATTATGAAGCTCAAGACTCCTATGCAATCACTGTGACGGCAAGTGATGGTTCATTGACCGATAGCCAGGATGTTACGGTCAATGTGACAAATGTCAATGAAGCTCCTACTTCATCGGCAGTTACTGCCAATAGCGCTGTTACTGGTAAAGCCTATTCATTCGATATTAGTGGAAGTTTTTCTGATCCGGATGCCGGAGATACACTTTCCTATAGTGCGAGTGGTTTGCCGGCAGGCCTTAGCATCAACAGTGCAACGGGTGTTATTTCGGGGACAGCCTCGGGCGTGGGAACGGGCGATGTTACAGTAACCGCGACCGATGGTGGTGGGTTGACGACGGAGCAGACTTTCTCATTGGAGGTTATTGACCAACTCGCATTTACCAGCAACGTCGACAATGTGACTAACCTGGATGTCCACTCCAATATTGTGTTGACCGCAAGCGAGGATGTGACAGCGGTTTCCGGAAAGATGATCCGAATTGTTGACGACACGGCGACGGGCTTCCACGGGGAAACCGTGACGCGGACATTTACCATTGATGCTGGTGATACGTCGCAGGTGACAATTTCCGGCAATACTATCGTTATAGATCCGACGTTTGATCTCGATCTTGGGAGCGATTATCACATTGAGATTGATGCTGGCGCCTTTACCGGAGCATCAAGTGGGTTGTCTTCCGATGCGGTAAGCGATCCGACAGCGTTGAATTTCACAACAGTTACTCCCGGATCCGCGCAATCCGGCGGGCTCTCTGCCGCTGCCGCGTCGCAGATTATGACCGACACGGATGCCCTTGCAGCAAGTTACAGTTTTCTTGACATAGGTGGGGTCGGCAACACGCTTGCCGCGAATGCTGCTGCGACATACGACCTGTCAGGAGGCAGTTACGCTCTTGTTTTTGTCGATGCCGATCCCGATCCGGCGAACTCTGGAACAGACTTTGACGGTGTTCAGGCTGATGCGGACTTTTGGGTCGCTTTAAGTGAATTTGGAGCGGATGACAGAATTTACATCGATGATCAGGCTTCTGATCTCAGTACGAGTGCAAATGATCTGTCCCTTGATTTTTACGTCCACAGTGGGTCTGCACCAAGCCAAATGCAATTTGCACGCGCAACAGGCGGGATTTCCGGCCAAAGCTGGCTTGATGTGACGGTTGCCGGCTCAACGGACGGCTATGACAATTTGTCAGCGTTAAATACCGCCCTAGGCGTGACGGATTCCGCCGTGATTTCAGGGTGA